The following proteins are encoded in a genomic region of Rhizobium sp. CCGE531:
- a CDS encoding SDR family oxidoreductase, whose protein sequence is MSQEKLRTALITGASKRIGWAIAEDLSANGFAVALHANQSFAEASEIVAKLRQMGRKAIAIKADLQNLADTSTLVERATDALGPLDLLVNNASAFLGDSADRFDAEAFEAHFAVHVRAPSILAADFVRQLPEPHPGLIVNMVDQRVWALNPRFYSYTLSKAALWTATQTMAQSFAPRIRVNAIGPGPTVRSARQSEEDFQAQIDGLILKAAPELEEFGRTVRFLFDTPSITGQMIALDGGQHLAWETPDVSESAE, encoded by the coding sequence TTGAGCCAGGAAAAACTACGCACGGCGTTGATAACGGGCGCTTCCAAAAGAATAGGCTGGGCAATTGCCGAGGATTTGTCGGCCAACGGCTTCGCGGTGGCGTTGCATGCCAACCAATCCTTCGCCGAGGCTTCGGAAATCGTGGCGAAATTGCGGCAAATGGGCCGAAAGGCAATTGCGATCAAGGCGGATCTGCAAAATTTGGCCGATACGTCAACCCTTGTCGAAAGGGCCACGGATGCTCTCGGCCCGCTCGATCTGCTGGTCAACAATGCCTCGGCTTTCCTCGGCGATTCAGCCGATCGTTTCGACGCGGAAGCCTTCGAGGCGCATTTCGCGGTGCATGTTCGCGCGCCTTCGATCCTGGCGGCCGATTTCGTGCGGCAGCTTCCCGAGCCGCATCCGGGACTGATCGTCAACATGGTCGACCAGCGGGTCTGGGCGCTTAATCCGCGCTTCTATTCCTATACGCTGTCGAAGGCAGCACTTTGGACCGCGACGCAGACGATGGCGCAGAGTTTCGCCCCCCGCATCCGCGTCAATGCCATCGGCCCGGGCCCGACGGTGCGCAGCGCGCGCCAGAGCGAAGAGGACTTTCAAGCACAGATCGACGGCCTCATATTAAAGGCGGCGCCGGAGCTCGAAGAATTCGGCCGGACCGTCCGCTTTCTTTTTGACACGCCCTCGATCACGGGCCAAATGATAGCGCTCGATGGCGGCCAGCATCTTGCCTGGGAAACGCCAGACGTGTCGGAGAGTGCGGAATGA
- a CDS encoding outer membrane protein: MRTLATTLMVSALALGGYTAAHAADAVEQIPQPPVAQEAAPVVNNWSGFYIGGAGDWNKGHFNHNGSAYGFGGQAFTGYNWQQGQIVYGVEADLGYSGADATRNGLTAKNGVNGSVRGRLGYDFNPFMLYGTAGLAIGQNKLEDATSSDSKTAVGYTVGAGAETFITNNITARLEYRYTDYGKKNFDLDSGRFSRGYDEQSVKVGIGVKF, from the coding sequence ATGCGTACTCTTGCAACGACCCTCATGGTCTCGGCTCTCGCTCTCGGCGGCTACACCGCGGCTCACGCTGCCGACGCTGTTGAGCAGATCCCGCAGCCGCCCGTCGCTCAGGAAGCAGCTCCGGTTGTCAACAACTGGTCCGGTTTCTATATCGGTGGTGCAGGCGACTGGAACAAAGGTCACTTCAACCACAACGGCAGCGCCTACGGCTTTGGCGGCCAGGCCTTCACCGGCTACAACTGGCAGCAGGGCCAGATCGTATACGGCGTTGAAGCTGACCTTGGCTACTCTGGCGCCGACGCAACCCGCAACGGCCTGACCGCTAAGAACGGCGTCAACGGCTCGGTTCGCGGCCGTCTCGGTTACGACTTCAACCCGTTCATGCTGTACGGCACGGCCGGTCTGGCAATCGGTCAGAACAAGCTCGAGGACGCTACCTCGTCTGACAGCAAGACGGCTGTTGGCTACACGGTCGGTGCTGGTGCTGAAACCTTCATCACCAACAACATCACGGCTCGTCTCGAGTACCGCTACACGGACTACGGCAAGAAGAACTTCGACCTCGACTCCGGTCGGTTCTCGCGCGGCTACGACGAACAGAGCGTCAAGGTTGGTATCGGCGTCAAGTTCTAA
- a CDS encoding oxidoreductase translates to MRVWFITGASRGFGALIAQEALNAGDAVVATARNPAGLAEKFGNHPNLLSVALDVSNETQAHEAAAAAVKRFGKIDILVNNAGYGLLGAVEEATAEEIEKLYATNVFGLLKVTRAILPHMRRQHSGHVINMSSVGGYQSFAGWGVYCSTKFAIEGLSEAMAAELQPLGIKVTVVEPGFFRTDFLDESSLAVSPSSIADYKDTPAGAMRDFAAGHNHGQPGDPKRLAKSMITLAHSANPPLRMPFGSDTVGAIETKNEYVARELADWRALAVSTDFPKDVA, encoded by the coding sequence ATGCGTGTTTGGTTCATTACGGGTGCTTCCCGCGGCTTCGGCGCCCTCATCGCCCAGGAAGCCCTCAATGCCGGCGACGCCGTCGTTGCAACGGCCCGCAACCCCGCCGGCCTGGCGGAGAAGTTCGGTAATCATCCGAACCTCCTGTCCGTCGCCCTCGACGTTTCGAACGAGACGCAGGCCCACGAGGCCGCCGCAGCGGCCGTCAAGCGCTTCGGCAAGATCGATATCTTGGTCAACAATGCCGGCTACGGGCTGCTGGGTGCTGTGGAAGAGGCAACCGCCGAGGAAATCGAAAAGCTCTATGCCACGAACGTCTTCGGCCTGCTCAAGGTCACTCGCGCCATCCTGCCACACATGCGCCGCCAGCATTCCGGTCATGTGATCAACATGTCCTCGGTCGGTGGCTACCAGAGCTTTGCCGGTTGGGGCGTCTATTGCTCGACGAAGTTCGCCATCGAAGGCCTGTCCGAGGCAATGGCGGCAGAACTGCAGCCGCTCGGCATCAAGGTTACCGTCGTCGAACCCGGTTTCTTCCGGACCGACTTCCTTGACGAAAGCTCGCTCGCCGTCAGCCCGAGCTCGATTGCCGACTATAAGGACACGCCTGCGGGGGCGATGCGCGATTTCGCCGCCGGTCACAATCACGGCCAGCCCGGTGATCCCAAACGACTTGCAAAATCAATGATCACGCTTGCGCATTCGGCCAACCCGCCGCTGCGCATGCCCTTCGGCTCGGATACGGTCGGCGCGATCGAGACCAAGAATGAATATGTCGCCAGGGAACTGGCCGACTGGCGCGCACTGGCTGTCTCGACGGACTTCCCGAAGGACGTCGCGTAA
- a CDS encoding LysR family transcriptional regulator yields the protein MRRIRSTDLAIFLAIAQHRSFRKAAVELGVTASALSHSLRAIEERLDVRLVNRTTRGVGLTEAGERLFDRIRPAFLDIDDALDDLDKFRSQPYGKLRINAPRPATKMVLLPIVSRFLKAYPAIEVEIVVDDALVDTVSAGFDAGIRFGERIAADMIAVAIGPRQRTAIVGSPEYFQRFPKPVTPHDLKDHPCIRYRFASGTYYRWEFERGGIELEIDVQGPLTLGDLDIMRDAAINGSGLAFLFEDHSLPALEDGRLIRVLEDWCPYYPGFFLYYPSRRQLPTALRAFVDFVRNDGARQS from the coding sequence ATGCGACGCATCCGTTCGACCGATCTGGCGATCTTCCTGGCGATTGCTCAACACCGCAGCTTTCGCAAGGCGGCGGTGGAACTCGGCGTGACCGCGTCCGCGCTCAGCCATTCGCTGCGGGCGATCGAGGAACGGCTGGATGTGCGGCTGGTCAATCGCACCACCCGCGGCGTCGGGTTGACGGAGGCCGGCGAGCGCCTGTTTGACCGCATCCGCCCGGCTTTCCTCGATATCGACGATGCGCTCGATGATCTCGATAAATTCAGAAGCCAGCCCTACGGCAAGCTGCGCATCAATGCCCCGCGCCCCGCCACCAAGATGGTGTTGCTGCCGATCGTGTCACGGTTCCTGAAGGCTTACCCGGCCATCGAAGTGGAAATCGTGGTGGACGATGCGCTCGTGGACACGGTCTCCGCCGGTTTCGACGCGGGCATACGCTTCGGCGAAAGAATCGCTGCCGACATGATCGCAGTTGCCATCGGCCCTCGCCAGCGGACGGCGATCGTCGGCTCGCCCGAATATTTTCAGCGTTTCCCCAAACCGGTCACGCCCCATGATCTGAAAGATCACCCCTGCATCCGCTACCGTTTCGCGAGCGGCACCTATTATCGCTGGGAGTTCGAGCGCGGGGGCATCGAGCTGGAGATCGACGTACAGGGGCCGCTGACGCTGGGCGATCTCGACATAATGCGGGACGCCGCCATCAATGGCTCCGGTCTCGCCTTCCTGTTTGAGGATCACTCGCTGCCGGCTTTAGAGGATGGCCGGCTGATCCGCGTGCTGGAAGACTGGTGCCCCTATTATCCCGGCTTTTTCCTCTATTATCCGAGCCGCCGTCAGCTGCCGACGGCTTTGCGCGCCTTCGTTGATTTCGTCAGGAACGACGGTGCTCGCCAGAGCTAA
- a CDS encoding glutathione S-transferase, with protein MRLLCSSTSPFSSKVRMAARHLGIKLEEIHVDTNAGPTLLIDNNPLGKIPTLLTDEGEAIFDSRAIMHYFDRRQGRLYPSKKSKRAEIEVLEALCDGANECLLSIVYERRFREAEKQYQPWIDRQWIKVSRTLAHLNAEPPKIGKKLHGGHFALASMLGYLQLRFAGQWEADHADLIDWACKFEKHFPDYQAMKPQQA; from the coding sequence ATGAGACTTCTCTGCTCGTCCACCTCCCCCTTCTCCAGCAAGGTGCGCATGGCGGCACGCCATCTCGGCATCAAGCTTGAGGAGATTCACGTCGACACGAATGCCGGGCCGACGCTGCTCATCGATAATAATCCGCTCGGCAAGATCCCGACATTGCTGACCGATGAGGGCGAAGCGATCTTCGACAGCCGCGCGATCATGCATTATTTCGATCGGCGGCAAGGCAGGCTCTACCCTTCGAAGAAGAGCAAGCGCGCCGAAATCGAGGTCCTGGAAGCATTATGCGACGGCGCCAATGAGTGCCTTCTGTCGATCGTCTACGAGCGGCGCTTTCGCGAGGCCGAAAAGCAATATCAGCCCTGGATCGATCGACAGTGGATAAAGGTAAGCCGCACGCTCGCTCATCTCAACGCTGAACCGCCGAAGATCGGCAAGAAGCTGCATGGCGGGCATTTCGCACTCGCTTCCATGCTTGGTTATCTGCAGCTGCGTTTCGCGGGGCAATGGGAAGCTGATCATGCCGATCTGATCGATTGGGCATGCAAATTCGAAAAGCATTTTCCGGATTATCAAGCGATGAAGCCGCAGCAGGCTTAG
- a CDS encoding 23S rRNA (adenine(2030)-N(6))-methyltransferase RlmJ, producing the protein MNYRHIYHAGNFADVLKHAVLARLVRYMQNKDKAFRVLDTHAGIGLYDLSSEEAQKTGEWRDGIGRVLEAELVPQVADLLEPYLTAVRELNPEGGVRLYPGSPKLARMLFRPQDRLSAMELHPDDFQRLHRLFEGDHHARITELDGWLSLGAHLPPKEKRGIVLVDPPFEEEGEYERLIDGLAKAWRRFPGGTYCLWYPIKKDAPIKQFHEALQALEIPKILCAELTVKSDRGFTGLTGSGLIIVNPPFTLKDELHALLPALKDILAQDRFASQRAFWLRGEH; encoded by the coding sequence ATGAACTATCGGCACATCTACCACGCGGGCAATTTTGCCGATGTCTTGAAACACGCTGTCCTCGCGCGCCTCGTCCGCTACATGCAGAACAAGGACAAGGCGTTTCGCGTCCTCGACACGCATGCCGGCATCGGGCTCTACGATCTTTCGTCCGAGGAAGCGCAGAAGACGGGCGAGTGGCGCGACGGCATCGGCAGGGTGCTGGAGGCGGAACTCGTGCCGCAGGTGGCCGATCTGCTGGAACCCTATCTTACCGCCGTCCGCGAGCTGAACCCCGAAGGCGGCGTCAGGCTCTATCCCGGTTCGCCGAAGCTTGCCCGCATGCTGTTTCGCCCGCAGGACCGGCTTTCGGCCATGGAACTGCATCCGGACGATTTCCAGCGGCTGCACCGCCTATTCGAGGGTGATCACCATGCGCGCATTACCGAACTTGACGGCTGGCTGTCGCTCGGCGCGCATCTGCCGCCGAAAGAAAAACGCGGCATCGTGCTCGTCGATCCGCCTTTCGAAGAGGAAGGCGAATATGAGCGGCTGATCGACGGCCTGGCGAAGGCCTGGCGCCGCTTTCCCGGCGGCACCTACTGCCTCTGGTATCCGATCAAGAAAGATGCGCCGATCAAGCAGTTTCATGAAGCGCTACAGGCGCTGGAAATTCCGAAGATACTCTGCGCGGAGTTGACGGTCAAAAGCGATCGCGGCTTCACCGGGCTCACCGGTTCCGGCCTGATCATCGTCAATCCGCCCTTCACGCTGAAGGACGAGTTGCACGCGCTATTGCCCGCGCTGAAAGACATATTGGCGCAGGACCGTTTCGCCTCGCAGCGCGCCTTCTGGCTGCGCGGTGAACATTGA
- a CDS encoding molybdopterin oxidoreductase family protein produces MNIATPIQAKSRIGHTACPHDCPSTCALEVDLTEDGRIGRVRGANDHSYTSGVICAKVARYAERLYHPDRLMKPLRRAGAKGEGRWQELSWDAALDEIAEAFVKAEARDGSEAIWPYFYAGTMGWVQRDSIERLRHAKRYSGFFSSICTNPAWTGFTMATGVLRGPDPREMGRTDCVVIWGTNAVATQVNVMTHAVKSRKERGAKIVVVDIYDNPTMKQADMALIVKPGTDAALACAVMHIAFRDGYADRAYMAKYADDPAGLEEHLKSKTPAWAADITGLSVDEIEAFAKLVGTTKKTYFRLGYGFTRQRNGAIAMHAAASVATVLGSWQYEGGGAFHSNSDIFRMDASELTGRGMKDPDIRMIDQSQIGRALTGDAVALRHRGPVTAVLIQNTNPVNIAPEQRLVKRGFARSDLFVAVHEQFLTDTAEMADIVIPATMFVEHDDIYRAGGQNHILLGPKLVEPPPTVRSNLFVIEELAKRLGVADRPGFGFSAREMIDRVLSRSGLPDYDYFLEHKWFDRQPNFEEAHFINGFAHPDGKFRFRPDWVNQPAPNRPPASVGLLGPHIALPEFPDQVDVIEVADPEHPFRLATSPSRNFLNSSFAETKTSRQKEGRPEVMINPADAEALEIIHGELVRIGNGRGDIRLHARVTTEVKPGVLIAEGLWPNKAHIDGEGINVLTGADPVAPYGGAAVHDNKVWLRKDVA; encoded by the coding sequence ATGAACATTGCGACCCCCATCCAGGCCAAATCGCGCATCGGCCACACGGCCTGTCCGCACGACTGTCCCTCCACCTGCGCGCTGGAAGTCGATCTGACTGAAGACGGCAGGATTGGCAGGGTGCGCGGCGCCAATGATCATTCCTACACGTCGGGCGTCATCTGCGCCAAGGTCGCGCGCTACGCCGAGCGCCTTTATCACCCCGATCGCCTGATGAAGCCCCTGCGCCGCGCCGGCGCTAAAGGCGAGGGCCGCTGGCAGGAGCTTTCCTGGGACGCGGCGCTGGACGAGATCGCCGAAGCCTTCGTCAAGGCTGAAGCCAGGGATGGCAGCGAGGCGATCTGGCCTTACTTCTATGCCGGCACGATGGGCTGGGTGCAGCGCGATTCCATCGAGCGGCTGCGCCACGCCAAGCGCTATTCCGGCTTCTTTTCGTCGATCTGCACCAATCCGGCCTGGACTGGCTTCACCATGGCGACGGGCGTGCTGCGCGGTCCCGATCCGCGGGAGATGGGCCGCACGGACTGCGTCGTCATCTGGGGCACGAATGCCGTGGCTACCCAGGTCAACGTCATGACCCATGCGGTGAAGTCCCGCAAGGAGCGCGGCGCCAAGATCGTCGTCGTCGATATCTACGACAACCCGACGATGAAGCAGGCCGATATGGCCTTGATCGTCAAGCCGGGCACGGATGCGGCACTTGCCTGCGCCGTCATGCACATCGCCTTTCGCGATGGCTATGCCGATCGCGCCTATATGGCAAAATATGCCGATGATCCCGCCGGCCTCGAAGAGCATCTGAAGTCGAAGACCCCTGCGTGGGCGGCAGATATCACCGGCCTTTCGGTGGACGAGATCGAAGCCTTCGCAAAGCTCGTGGGGACGACGAAGAAGACTTACTTCCGTCTCGGCTATGGTTTCACCCGCCAGCGCAACGGCGCAATCGCCATGCATGCGGCCGCATCGGTCGCGACGGTCCTTGGCTCCTGGCAATATGAAGGCGGCGGCGCCTTTCATTCGAACAGCGATATCTTCCGCATGGACGCGAGCGAACTGACCGGCCGTGGCATGAAGGATCCGGATATCCGCATGATCGACCAGTCGCAGATCGGCCGCGCCTTGACCGGCGATGCCGTCGCGCTTCGCCATCGCGGCCCGGTGACCGCCGTGCTGATCCAGAACACCAATCCGGTGAACATTGCGCCGGAACAGCGGCTGGTGAAGCGTGGCTTTGCCCGCTCCGATCTCTTCGTCGCCGTGCACGAGCAGTTCCTGACCGATACGGCCGAGATGGCCGATATCGTCATCCCCGCCACCATGTTCGTCGAGCACGACGATATCTATCGCGCCGGCGGCCAGAACCACATTCTCCTCGGCCCGAAGCTCGTCGAACCGCCGCCGACGGTGCGCAGCAATCTTTTCGTGATCGAGGAGCTCGCCAAACGCCTCGGTGTCGCGGATCGCCCCGGCTTCGGCTTCTCCGCCCGCGAGATGATCGATCGGGTTTTGTCGAGGAGCGGCCTGCCGGACTACGATTATTTCCTCGAGCATAAATGGTTCGACCGCCAGCCGAACTTCGAGGAAGCGCATTTTATCAATGGTTTCGCCCATCCCGACGGCAAGTTCCGTTTTCGCCCGGATTGGGTCAACCAGCCCGCGCCGAACCGGCCGCCCGCGTCGGTCGGATTGCTCGGGCCGCATATCGCGCTGCCGGAGTTTCCGGATCAGGTCGATGTCATCGAAGTGGCCGATCCCGAGCATCCGTTCCGGCTCGCGACCTCGCCTTCGCGCAATTTCCTGAATTCGAGCTTTGCGGAAACCAAGACGTCGCGGCAGAAGGAAGGCCGTCCCGAAGTGATGATCAATCCGGCCGATGCCGAAGCGCTCGAGATTATCCATGGCGAGTTGGTCCGTATTGGCAATGGTCGCGGCGATATCCGCCTGCATGCGCGCGTGACGACGGAAGTGAAACCGGGCGTGCTGATTGCCGAGGGTCTTTGGCCGAATAAGGCCCATATCGACGGCGAGGGCATCAACGTGCTCACCGGCGCCGATCCGGTCGCGCCCTATGGCGGCGCGGCTGTCCACGATAACAAGGTATGGCTTCGCAAGGACGTGGCATGA
- a CDS encoding NUDIX domain-containing protein, which produces MSKFDKAKAEIVGEKTLADQWTRLSTFEVDYTDSQAEKHRLKREVYHRTPAACILLYDPKRETVVLVRQYRLPSQLVGLPERMIEVPAGLLDGDDPESAIRREAMEETGFRVRDVRFLFKAMTSPGAVTEIIHFFAALIDTSDRVADGGGLAEEHEDIEVLEVRLSDAMAMIEKGDIYDAKTIMLLQWAVLNVASLK; this is translated from the coding sequence ATGAGTAAATTTGACAAGGCGAAAGCCGAAATCGTCGGCGAAAAGACGCTGGCGGATCAATGGACACGGCTCAGCACTTTTGAGGTCGACTACACGGATTCGCAGGCCGAAAAGCATCGGCTGAAGCGTGAAGTCTATCATCGCACGCCGGCCGCCTGCATCCTTCTCTATGATCCCAAGCGCGAAACCGTGGTGCTGGTCCGGCAGTATCGCCTGCCGTCGCAGCTTGTCGGCTTGCCGGAGAGAATGATCGAGGTGCCCGCCGGCCTGCTTGACGGTGACGATCCGGAATCCGCGATCCGGCGCGAAGCCATGGAAGAGACCGGCTTTCGCGTGCGCGATGTCCGCTTCCTCTTCAAGGCGATGACGTCGCCGGGAGCCGTGACGGAGATCATCCATTTCTTCGCGGCGTTGATCGATACGTCCGACCGTGTTGCCGACGGCGGCGGGCTTGCGGAAGAGCATGAGGATATCGAAGTTCTGGAAGTTCGGCTGTCCGATGCGATGGCGATGATCGAGAAGGGCGATATCTACGACGCCAAGACGATCATGCTGCTGCAATGGGCGGTTTTGAATGTTGCGAGCTTGAAGTAG
- a CDS encoding alpha-D-ribose 1-methylphosphonate 5-triphosphate diphosphatase, which yields MWLSNFTLVLPNEVVERGAVRIEDGVIAEIRSEPVERPTFDGGGRLLMPGFVDLHCDMVEREIAPRPNAMMPIDFGIHELDKKLAAAGVTTAFAALSFATESVYGHVRSLETTSAVIRGIGSLRGELLIDHRVHARYEITNLGAAPTLERLLEEGSVDMVSLTDHTPGQGQYNDIESYIRSMSERRSMSREAAEEVVAKRIAQRQDPEIERKLHDVVGLSLKHKLSLASHDDDSAEKVAAMHDLGVTISEFPVTQAAAEEACRRGLWTLMGAPNALRGQSMSGNLSALDAARSGLLGIIAADYHPAAFVPAISRIADVVAGGLPAAVATATSNAARSAGLKDRGEIAVGQLADLVAVEPGSVHRIRATFRGGRIVYSDGTLHPLMAMAA from the coding sequence ATGTGGCTCAGCAATTTCACGCTCGTTCTTCCCAATGAAGTCGTCGAGAGGGGCGCGGTGCGCATCGAGGACGGCGTGATTGCCGAAATCCGCTCCGAGCCGGTAGAGCGGCCAACCTTCGACGGCGGCGGCCGTTTGCTGATGCCGGGTTTCGTTGACCTGCACTGTGACATGGTGGAGCGCGAGATCGCGCCGCGGCCGAATGCGATGATGCCGATCGATTTCGGCATTCATGAGCTCGACAAGAAGCTGGCGGCGGCCGGCGTCACCACCGCCTTTGCGGCGCTCTCCTTTGCGACCGAAAGCGTCTACGGTCACGTCCGTTCGCTCGAAACCACCTCAGCTGTTATCCGCGGCATCGGCAGTCTGCGCGGCGAACTGCTGATCGACCATCGCGTCCATGCGCGCTATGAAATCACCAATCTCGGTGCTGCCCCGACCCTGGAGCGGCTGCTGGAGGAAGGCTCCGTCGACATGGTCTCGCTCACCGACCACACGCCGGGGCAGGGGCAGTACAACGACATCGAAAGCTATATCCGCAGCATGTCCGAGCGCCGCTCCATGTCGCGCGAGGCGGCCGAGGAAGTCGTGGCGAAACGTATCGCGCAACGCCAGGACCCGGAGATCGAGCGTAAGCTGCATGACGTGGTCGGACTATCGCTGAAGCACAAGCTTTCGCTGGCCTCGCATGATGACGACAGCGCCGAGAAAGTGGCGGCGATGCACGATCTCGGCGTGACGATCAGCGAGTTTCCGGTAACGCAGGCGGCTGCCGAAGAAGCTTGCCGCCGTGGTCTGTGGACGCTGATGGGCGCGCCGAACGCACTGCGCGGCCAGTCGATGTCCGGCAATCTCAGCGCCCTGGATGCCGCTCGTTCCGGTCTGCTTGGCATCATCGCCGCCGATTACCACCCGGCTGCCTTCGTGCCGGCGATCTCTAGGATTGCCGATGTTGTTGCAGGCGGTCTGCCCGCTGCCGTTGCGACGGCAACGTCCAACGCTGCCCGTTCGGCCGGTCTCAAGGATCGCGGCGAAATCGCTGTCGGCCAGCTCGCCGATCTGGTTGCCGTCGAGCCCGGCTCGGTTCACCGTATCCGCGCCACCTTCCGCGGCGGCCGCATCGTCTATAGCGACGGCACGCTGCATCCGCTGATGGCGATGGCGGCTTGA
- the purN gene encoding phosphoribosylglycinamide formyltransferase, with product MTTPRKRVVVFISGGGSNMLALLKATKAADFPAEIVGVISDKAEAGGLAKAAAEGIATFAFVRKGFASKEAHEEAILSQLEALSPDIICLAGYMRLLSGRFIQAYEGRIINIHPSLLPLFPGLHTHQRAIDAGMRIAGCTVHFVTEGMDEGPVVGQAAVPVLTDDTADSLAARVLTIEHQLYPQSLRLLAEGKVRMEDGRAVSLAEASAVDGRQILSLLGDVG from the coding sequence ATGACCACGCCGCGCAAACGCGTCGTTGTCTTCATCTCGGGCGGCGGCTCCAACATGCTGGCTCTCCTGAAAGCCACGAAAGCGGCCGACTTTCCGGCCGAGATCGTCGGCGTCATCTCCGACAAGGCGGAGGCCGGCGGACTGGCAAAGGCTGCCGCCGAGGGCATCGCCACCTTCGCCTTCGTGCGCAAGGGGTTTGCCAGCAAGGAAGCCCATGAAGAGGCGATCCTTTCGCAGCTGGAAGCCCTCTCCCCAGACATCATCTGCCTTGCCGGCTATATGCGGCTGCTCTCCGGCCGCTTCATCCAGGCTTACGAAGGCCGGATCATCAATATCCATCCCTCGCTGCTGCCGCTTTTCCCCGGCCTGCACACGCATCAGCGCGCCATCGACGCCGGCATGCGCATTGCGGGCTGCACCGTGCATTTCGTCACCGAAGGCATGGACGAAGGCCCGGTCGTCGGCCAGGCCGCCGTACCTGTCCTGACCGATGATACGGCTGATAGCCTCGCCGCCCGCGTGCTGACGATCGAGCATCAGCTCTATCCGCAATCGCTGCGGCTGCTGGCGGAAGGCAAGGTCAGGATGGAAGATGGCCGGGCCGTAAGCCTTGCCGAAGCATCTGCTGTCGATGGGCGGCAGATTTTGTCGCTGCTTGGGGATGTGGGCTAA
- the purM gene encoding phosphoribosylformylglycinamidine cyclo-ligase: MSQSGKNGLTYSDAGVDIDAGNLLVEKIKPAVRSTRRPGADGEIGGFGGLFDLKAAGFTDPVLVAANDGVGTKLKIAIDANYHDTVGIDLVAMCVNDLVVQGAEPLFFLDYFATGKLDPDQGAAIVGGIAAGCREAGCALIGGETAEMPGMYSHGDYDLAGFAVGAAERGQLLPSGDIVEGDVILGLASSGVHSNGFSLVRKIVELSGLGWDAPAPFAEGKALGEALLTPTRIYVKPLLKAIRETQALKALAHITGGGFPENIPRVLPKHLAAEIDLAAVKVPPVFSWLAKVGGVEAKEMLRTFNCGIGMIVVVAAENVEAVKAALEAEGEAVITLGRMIAREEGAHGTVYKGALAL, from the coding sequence ATGAGCCAGTCTGGAAAAAACGGTCTGACCTATAGCGACGCGGGCGTCGATATCGACGCCGGCAACCTGCTGGTCGAAAAGATCAAGCCTGCCGTCCGTTCGACGCGCCGGCCCGGAGCGGATGGCGAGATCGGCGGCTTCGGCGGCCTCTTCGACCTCAAGGCCGCGGGCTTCACCGATCCGGTGCTGGTCGCCGCCAATGATGGTGTCGGCACCAAGCTGAAGATCGCGATCGACGCCAACTATCATGATACCGTCGGCATCGACCTCGTCGCCATGTGCGTGAACGACCTGGTCGTCCAGGGCGCCGAGCCGCTGTTCTTCCTCGATTACTTCGCCACCGGCAAGCTCGATCCCGATCAGGGTGCGGCGATCGTCGGCGGCATTGCCGCCGGCTGCCGCGAGGCGGGCTGCGCGCTGATCGGCGGTGAGACGGCGGAAATGCCGGGCATGTATTCCCACGGCGATTACGACCTGGCGGGCTTTGCCGTCGGTGCCGCCGAGCGCGGCCAGCTGCTGCCCTCGGGCGACATTGTCGAAGGCGACGTCATTCTCGGCCTCGCCTCCTCTGGCGTCCACTCCAACGGCTTCTCGCTGGTGCGCAAGATCGTCGAGCTTTCCGGCCTCGGCTGGGATGCGCCTGCTCCCTTCGCCGAAGGCAAGGCGCTTGGTGAAGCACTGCTGACGCCGACCCGCATCTATGTGAAGCCGCTGCTCAAGGCCATCCGCGAAACCCAAGCTCTCAAGGCGCTTGCCCACATTACCGGCGGCGGTTTCCCGGAAAATATTCCGCGCGTGCTGCCGAAGCATCTCGCCGCCGAAATCGATCTTGCCGCCGTCAAGGTGCCGCCGGTCTTTTCCTGGCTCGCCAAGGTCGGCGGCGTCGAGGCCAAGGAGATGCTGCGCACTTTCAACTGCGGCATCGGCATGATCGTCGTCGTCGCTGCCGAAAACGTCGAGGCCGTGAAGGCCGCGCTCGAAGCGGAAGGCGAAGCAGTCATTACGCTCGGCCGCATGATCGCTCGCGAAGAAGGCGCCCACGGCACCGTCTACAAGGGCGCGCTGGCTCTATGA